A part of Miscanthus floridulus cultivar M001 chromosome 6, ASM1932011v1, whole genome shotgun sequence genomic DNA contains:
- the LOC136457487 gene encoding transcription factor bHLH30-like has translation MDMGSVPFADAGLLDAFYGGGHGHNDYGLVSQQLGASSTSPVVLDGGGLLDAAASTEEAPKRKGDHLRDDKAVMALKNHSEAERRRRERINAHLATLRTMVPCSDKMDKAALLAEVITHVKKLKATAARIRDHCAVPADADDVAVELVQGAPPSTTGGVLVRATLSCDDGADVFADVKQALRPLRLSVVGSEVTTLGGRGRFTFLIMSSLSSCGNGDVGAVVESVHQALQSVLDRVNSALEFAPRASLLNKRRRVSTFESSSCSS, from the exons ATGGATATGGGCTCCGTCCCCTTCGCCGACGCCGGGCTCCTCGACGCGTTCTACGGCGGTGGCCATGGACACAACGACTACGGGCTTGTTAGCCAGCAGCTGGGAGCGTCTTCGACGTCGCCTGTCGTCTTGGACGGCGGCGGGCTGCTGGACGCTGCGGCCTCCACGGAGGAGGCGCCGAAGAGGAAGGGAGACCACCTCCGGGACGACAAGGCGGTGATGGCCCTCAAGAACCACAGCGAGGCGGAGCGGCGCCGGAGGGAGAGGATCAACGCGCACCTCGCCACGCTCCGGACCATGGTGCCCTGCTCCGACAAG ATGGACAAGGCCGCGCTGCTGGCGGAGGTGATAACCCACGTCAAGAAGCTCAAGGCCACGGCGGCGCGCATCCGCGACCACTGCGCCGTCCCGGCCGACGCGGACGACGTCGCCGTCGAGCTGGTCCAGGGCGCGCCTCCATCGACGACCGGAGGCGTCCTCGTCAGGGCGACGCTCAGCTGCGACGACGGCGCCGACGTGTTCGCGGACGTCAAGCAGGCGCTGCGGCCGCTGCGGCTCAGCGTCGTCGGCTCCGAGGTCACCACGCTGGGCGGCCGCGGCCGCTTCACCTTCCTCATCatgtcgtcgttgtcgtcgtGCGGAAACGGCGATGTGGGCGCCGTCGTCGAGTCGGTGCACCAGGCGCTCCAGTCCGTCCTCGACAGGGTCAACTCCGCGCTCGAGTTCGCGCCCAGGGCGTCGCTTCTCAACAAGCGCCGGAGGGTCTCCACCTTCGAGTCCTCCAGCTGCTCTTCTTGA
- the LOC136461559 gene encoding uncharacterized protein, whose amino-acid sequence MTLCSAPSRSCHVRLHKISRRWKLQVTATTAGPCTTESIVLHKMGERRRAVMVQRINERMGDALASVPVYDKVLAFKNRMVVEDLTATLKILKWKFFPVVRTTQRPFSLHENAKD is encoded by the exons ATGACTTTATGCTCGGCCCCCTCAAGATCCTGCCATGTACGCTTACACAAGATATCCAGGAGATGGAAATTACAAGTAACAGCCACCACAGCAGGTCCCTGCACAACAG AATCCATTGTGTTGCACAAAATGGGCGAGCGACGAAGAGCAG TGATGGTGCAAAGGATTAATGAGAGGATGGGGGATGCACTGGCATCAGTCCCCGTATATGATAAG GTTTTAGCTTTTAAAAACAGGATGGTGGTGGAGGATTTGACAGCAACACTGAAAATCCTGAAATGGAAG TTCTTCCCCGTTGTTCGAACCACTCAACGCCCTTTTTCCTTACATGAGAATGCAAAGGATTAA
- the LOC136457488 gene encoding TPR repeat-containing thioredoxin TTL1-like — protein MSHRPPAPMPDTLSDAFAAAVLLSSTDKPDTLPPGRLSPVSPLPSKHGHQHHHPTPSSSSGSSGSVSVSRAPVAPASGLASRRSHSGEIPLPSDAPPRGAARPGHRRTGSGPLIFTSGAACSSSATSPLTNALPAGNICPSGRLAKPLPSSCSSAATPPPPPPPRASRHDVLGSGTANYGHGSIVRSRAAVGAATDDDAVLRRAMSAADPEEVKRAGNDQYRKGCFEEALRLYDRALALCPDNAACRGNRAAALIGLRRLGEAVKECEEALRIDPSYGRAHHRLASLHIRLGHIEDALKHLSLATPQPDLLELHKLQTVEKHLGRCLDVRKAGDWKSVLRESDAAIAAGADSSALLLAARAEALLRLNLLDEADIAISSASKLDYTSSCSSDTKFCGFLANAYLFYVHAQVDMALGRFDHAVSSIDKARIIDQGNTEVVTMHNKVKSVARARSLGNELFNSGKFSEACLAYGEGLKQHPVNKVLYCNRAACRFKLEQWEKSIEDCNEALKIHPNYTKALLRRAASYGKMERWAESVKDYEILRKELPGDKEVAEAYFHAQVALKSSRGEEVSNLKFGGEVEAIIGMEQFQMATSLPGVSVIHFMMPSNQQCCKISPFVNTLCTRYPSVNFLKVDVNESPAVARAENVRTIPTFKIYKNGMRVKEMICPSQQLLEYSVRHYGI, from the exons ATGTCCCACCGCCCGCCGGCGCCAATGCCGGACACCCTCTCGGACGCCTTCGCCGCCGCGGTGCTCCTCTCTTCCACCGACAAGCCGGACACGCTTCCCCCAGGGAGGCTCTCGCCCGTCTCCCCGCTCCCCTCAAAGCACgggcaccagcaccaccacccgaCCCCGAGCtcctcctcgggctcctccggctccgtctccgtctcccgGGCCCCGGTCGCGCCCGCCTCCGGCCTCGCCTCGCGCCGGAGCCACTCCGGCGAGATCCCGCTCCCCTCCGACGCCCCGCCCCGCGGGGCCGCGCGCCCGGGCCACCGACGCACCGGCTCCGGCCCCCTCATCTTCACATCCGGCGCCGCGTGCTCCAGCTCCGCCACCTCGCCGCTCACCAACGCGCTCCCGGCAGGCAACATCTGCCCCTCCGGCCGCCTCGCCAAGCCTCtcccctcctcctgctcctccgccgccaccccgccgcccccgcccccgccccgcgCCTCCCGCCACGACGTGCTCGGCTCCGGCACCGCCAACTACGGCCACGGGAGCATCGTCCGCTCGCGCGCCGCCGTCGGCGCCGCCACCGACGACGACGCGGTCCTCAGGCGCGCCATGTCGGCCGCCGACCCCGAGGAGGTCAAGAGGGCCGGGAACGACCAGTACAGGAAGGGCTGCTTCGAGGAGGCCCTCAGGCTCTACGACCGCGCCCTCGCCCTCTGCCCCGACAATGCCGCGTGCCGGGGCAACCGCGCCGCTGCTCTCATTGGCCTCCGCCGCCTCGGCGAGGCCGTCAAGGAGTGCGAGGAGGCGCTCCGGATTGATCCGTCCTATGGCCGCGCGCACCACCGCCTCGCGTCCCTGCATATAAG GCTAGGACACATTGAGGATGCTCTGAAGCACCTGTCACTTGCAACCCCACAGCCTGACCTCCTAGAGTTGCACAAATTGCAAACAGTGGAGAAGCACTTGGGGAGATGTCTGGATGTGCGAAAGGCTGGGGACTGGAAGAGTGTTCTAAGGGAAAGTGATGCTGCTATTGCGGCTGGAGCTGACTCCTCTGCTCTG CTCTTGGCTGCTAGAGCAGAAGCTCTTCTCCGTCTCAATTTACTTGATGAGGCTGATATTGCAATCTCTAGTGCCTCCAAATTGGATTATACATCTTCATGCTCCTCAGACACCAAATTTTGTGGGTTTCTTGCCAATGCCTACCTCTTTTATGTACATGCCCAAGTTGACATGGCATTAGGAAG GTTTGATCATGCTGTCTCCTCCATAGATAAGGCTAGAATAATAGATCAAGGGAACACTGAAGTGGTAACCATGCATAACAAAGTGAAATCTGTGGCCAGAGCACGATCTCTAGGGAACGAGCTCTTCAATTCTGGAAAATTTTCAGAAGCTTGCCTTGCTTATGGTGAAGGGCTCAAACAACACCCTGTGAATAAAGTCCTGTACTGTAATAGGGCAGCTTGTAGGTTCAAGCTTGAGCAGTGGGAGAAGTCAATTGAAGACTGTAATGAAGCTCTCAAGATCCATCCCAATTATACCAAGGCTTTGCTCAGGAGAGCAGCATCCTATGGCAAG ATGGAGCGATGGGCAGAATCCGTGAAGGATTATGAGATTCTCAGAAAAGAACTTCCAGGTGACAAGGAGGTTGCTGAGGCCTATTTCCACGCCCAAGTTGCTCTCAAGTCATCTCGTGGTGAGGAGGTATCCAACTTGAAGTTTGGAGGAGAGGTTGAAGCGATTATAGGAATGGAACAATTCCAGATGGCTACATCTTTGCCAG GTGTTTCAGTTATCCATTTCATGATGCCTTCAAATCAGCAGTGCTGTAAGATTTCCCCATTTGTGAATACACTGTGTACGAGATACCCATCTGTTAATTTCCTCAAG GTTGATGTGAACGAGAGCCCTGCTGTTGCACGCGCCGAAAATGTGAGGACAATTCCAACATTCAAAATCTACAAAAATGGTATGAGAGTCAAAGAGATGATCTGCCCCAGCCAACAGCTGCTGGAATATTCAGTGAGGCATTATGGGATTTAG